The following are encoded together in the Parabacteroides chongii genome:
- a CDS encoding right-handed parallel beta-helix repeat-containing protein: MKKILCFISMFCLCGNMLSAKEYHVSVKGSDANNGDVSSPFKTINWAAQKALPGDTVTVHNGTYREWVNPLSGGEREGKRILYRVADGEKAEIKGSELVTGWKKEKKGKGVWKVVLPNTFFGNYNPFNDRLFGDWLWSERVHHTGDVYLNDVSLYEEFSLDKVFTPDTLRTIRDPQGCTNVWFAEVDANNTTIYANFGNVDPNKEIVEVSVRPTCFYPTREGLNYITIRGFHISQAATQWAAPTAEQVGMVAPHWSKGWIIEDNIIKNSRSNGITLGKERASGHNLECNDPRLDGTLHYIEVIFNTLRRGWSKDNVGSHIVRNNIISDCEQTGICGSMGAAFSEIYGNHIYNILVKQQFSGAEMAGIKLHGAIDTYIHHNRIHKSGNYGIWLDWMAQGARVSSNLLYDNLAQDLFFEVSHGPYIVDNNISLSPRTIQENTDGGAYLHNIFSGDINRLDDQRYTPYHLNHSTEVKGIRTITEGDHRFYNNLFIGGDNSELKYGMVVFDVSQRPIYAENNLFLNGALPMTNKTQDWVENTVDPKLRVEETADGEVYLVSDINLQELSSFKGKGIDADRLGITQLTGFPFENFDGTPFCLEKDYLGNKRSASPVVGPVESLPSSKRIKVWPNLK, from the coding sequence ATGAAAAAGATACTATGCTTCATCTCGATGTTCTGTCTGTGCGGAAATATGTTATCAGCCAAAGAATATCATGTGTCGGTAAAAGGAAGTGATGCCAATAACGGTGATGTTTCATCCCCTTTCAAAACAATTAACTGGGCTGCCCAGAAGGCTTTGCCGGGAGATACGGTTACGGTTCATAACGGAACTTATCGTGAATGGGTGAATCCGCTGAGTGGTGGGGAACGGGAAGGGAAACGTATCCTGTATCGGGTAGCCGATGGTGAAAAAGCAGAAATTAAGGGCTCGGAATTAGTAACGGGCTGGAAAAAAGAGAAGAAAGGCAAAGGCGTATGGAAAGTCGTATTGCCGAATACATTCTTTGGAAATTATAATCCGTTCAACGACCGTTTATTCGGTGACTGGCTCTGGTCTGAGCGGGTTCATCATACGGGAGATGTTTATCTGAACGATGTTTCACTGTATGAAGAATTTAGTTTGGATAAGGTGTTTACGCCGGATACACTGCGGACAATCCGTGATCCGCAAGGATGTACGAATGTTTGGTTTGCAGAGGTGGACGCTAACAATACAACTATTTATGCAAACTTTGGAAACGTTGATCCGAATAAGGAGATAGTAGAGGTTTCAGTTCGCCCTACCTGCTTCTATCCGACTCGTGAAGGACTGAATTACATCACGATTCGTGGCTTCCATATCAGCCAGGCAGCTACGCAATGGGCTGCTCCGACGGCTGAACAGGTCGGTATGGTCGCTCCGCATTGGAGTAAAGGTTGGATTATTGAAGACAATATCATCAAAAACTCCCGTAGCAATGGTATTACCTTAGGAAAAGAACGTGCCAGTGGGCATAACCTGGAGTGCAACGATCCACGTTTGGATGGCACATTGCATTATATCGAAGTCATATTTAATACGCTACGTCGTGGTTGGAGCAAGGATAATGTCGGCTCACATATCGTTCGGAATAATATTATTTCCGATTGCGAACAGACCGGTATTTGTGGTAGTATGGGAGCTGCGTTCAGTGAAATCTATGGAAATCATATTTATAATATCTTAGTGAAGCAGCAATTTAGTGGTGCGGAGATGGCCGGTATTAAATTACATGGTGCGATAGATACATATATTCACCACAATCGGATTCATAAATCTGGTAATTATGGGATTTGGTTGGACTGGATGGCTCAGGGAGCCCGGGTATCATCCAATTTGTTATATGATAATTTGGCACAGGATTTGTTCTTTGAAGTGTCTCATGGCCCTTACATAGTAGACAATAACATTTCTTTATCGCCACGCACAATACAGGAAAATACTGATGGAGGTGCGTACTTGCATAATATTTTCTCAGGAGATATCAACCGTTTGGACGATCAACGCTACACTCCGTATCACTTGAATCATTCAACTGAGGTGAAAGGTATCCGGACCATCACTGAAGGCGACCATCGCTTCTATAACAATCTCTTTATCGGTGGAGATAACAGTGAGTTGAAATATGGAATGGTCGTGTTCGATGTCTCTCAACGTCCGATCTATGCAGAGAACAATCTGTTCCTTAACGGAGCTCTGCCTATGACAAATAAAACGCAGGATTGGGTAGAAAATACAGTCGATCCGAAGCTAAGAGTGGAAGAAACGGCAGATGGAGAAGTGTATCTTGTTAGTGACATTAATCTGCAGGAACTATCCTCTTTCAAAGGAAAAGGAATTGATGCCGACCGCCTTGGTATTACCCAGTTGACCGGATTCCCATTTGAGAACTTTGACGGTACTCCTTTCTGCTTGGAGAAAGACTATCTGGGTAATAAGCGTTCTGCGTCTCCGGTTGTGGGACCGGTAGAAAGTTTGCCTTCTTCCAAACGTATAAAAGTGTGGCCTAACTTAAAATAA